A region of the Burkholderia pyrrocinia genome:
ATGGGCCGCTTCTGGCGGCACGTCACGTCGGACAGCCAGTTGCGCTGGATCGGCCCCGACAAGGGCGCGATCCACCTGGCGACGGGCGCCGTCGTCAACGCGGTGTGGGATCTGTGGGCGAAGGCCGTCGGCAAGCCGCTGTGGCGGCTCGTCGCCGACATGAGCCCCGAGGAACTGGTGCGCGCGATCGACTTTCGTTACCTGACCGACTGCCTGACGCCGGACGAAGCGCTCGACCTGCTGCGCCGGCAGGCGCCCGGCAAGGCTGCGCGGATCGCGGCGCTGGAGCGCGACGGCTACCCGTGCTACACGACGTCGGCGGGCTGGCTCGGCTACAGCGACGACAAGCTGCGTCGGCTGTGCCGCGAGGCCGTCGACGCGGGGTTCGATTACGTGAAGCTGAAGGTCGGCGCGAATCTCGAGGACGACATCCGCCGCGTGACGATCGCGCGCGAGGTGATCGGCCCCGAGCGCAAGCTGATGATCGACGCGAACCAGGTGTGGGAAGTCGACGAGGCGATCGACTGGGTGCGCGAACTCGCGTTCGCGCGGCCGTGGTTCATCGAGGAGCCGACGAGCCCCGACGACGTCGAGGGGCATCGCAAGATCCGCAAGGCGATCGCGCCCGTGCAGGTCGCGACCGGCGAGATGTGTCAGAACCGCGTACTGTTCAAGCAGTTCATCGCGCGCGGCGCGATCGACGTCGTGCAGATCGATGCGTGCCGGCTCGGCGGCGTGAACGAGATTCTCGCGGTGATGCTGATGGCCGCGAAGTACGGACTGCCGGTGTGCCCGCATGCCGGCGGCGTCGGGTTGTGCGAGTACGTGCAGCACCTGTCGATGATCGACTACGTGTGCATTTCCGGCACGAAGGAAGGGCGCGTGACCGAATACGTCGATCACCTGCACGAGCATTTCGTCGAACCGTGCGTGGTGCGCGGCGCGGCGTACATGCCGCCGACGGCGCCCGGTTTCTCGATCGAGATGAAGCCCGAATCGCTGGAGCAATACCGGTTCCGCGGCTGAAGCATGACGCACGCTGCACGACGCGCGTCGTGCGCGGCGACAACATGAACGACGGAGACGCGAAGTGGATTTGAACCTGCAGGACAAGGTCGTGATCGTGACCGGCGGTGCATCGGGCATTGGCGCCGCGATCTCGATGCGGCTCGCCGGCGAAGGCGCGATTCCGGTGGTGTTCGCGCGCCACACGCCCGACGACGCATTCTGGCGCGAGCTTGTACAGAAGCAGCCGCGCGCCGCATGCATGTCGGTCGAGCTGCAGGACGACGCGCAGTGCCGCGACGCGGTCGCGCAGACCGTCGTGCGCTTCGGCCGCATCGACGGCCTCGTCAACAACGCGGGCATCAACGACAGCATCGGCCTTGACGCAGGGCGTGATGCGTTCGTCGCGTCGCTCGAACGCAATCTCGTCCACTACTACGTGATGGCCCACTACTGCGTGCCGCACCTGAAGGCGGCGCGCGGCGCGATCGTCAATATCTCGTCGAAGACGGCCGTCACCGGGCAGGGCAACACGAGCGGCTATTGCGCATCGAAGGGCGCGCAGCTCGCGCTGACGCGCGAATGGGCCGTCGCATTGCGCGACGACGGCGTGCGCGTGAACGCGGTGATC
Encoded here:
- a CDS encoding L-fuconate dehydratase, with the protein product MPIIRSMRVLDVRFPTSQQLDGSDAMNPDPDYSAAYVVLETDRDGLEGHGLTFTIGRGNEICCAAIDAMRHLVVGLDLDWIRADMGRFWRHVTSDSQLRWIGPDKGAIHLATGAVVNAVWDLWAKAVGKPLWRLVADMSPEELVRAIDFRYLTDCLTPDEALDLLRRQAPGKAARIAALERDGYPCYTTSAGWLGYSDDKLRRLCREAVDAGFDYVKLKVGANLEDDIRRVTIAREVIGPERKLMIDANQVWEVDEAIDWVRELAFARPWFIEEPTSPDDVEGHRKIRKAIAPVQVATGEMCQNRVLFKQFIARGAIDVVQIDACRLGGVNEILAVMLMAAKYGLPVCPHAGGVGLCEYVQHLSMIDYVCISGTKEGRVTEYVDHLHEHFVEPCVVRGAAYMPPTAPGFSIEMKPESLEQYRFRG
- a CDS encoding SDR family oxidoreductase, which gives rise to MDLNLQDKVVIVTGGASGIGAAISMRLAGEGAIPVVFARHTPDDAFWRELVQKQPRAACMSVELQDDAQCRDAVAQTVVRFGRIDGLVNNAGINDSIGLDAGRDAFVASLERNLVHYYVMAHYCVPHLKAARGAIVNISSKTAVTGQGNTSGYCASKGAQLALTREWAVALRDDGVRVNAVIPAEVMTPLYRNWLAGFDDPDAKLAGIAGKVPLGKRFTTADEIADTAVFLLSERASHTTGQWLFVDGGYTHLDRAIG